The Pochonia chlamydosporia 170 chromosome Unknown PCv3seq00016, whole genome shotgun sequence genome contains a region encoding:
- a CDS encoding ATP-dependent DNA helicase PIF1 (similar to Metarhizium robertsii ARSEF 23 XP_007826535.2), whose amino-acid sequence MKMLQIVLTLIAAAPTIANLQGRHRCGAARASRRSATDTDLPYRTDVNSTTPIVVDTYMHAISNSTTSAAHLSRETLDKQLEVLNQDFKAARISFKLRNVTWTINEDWSNGAKGSYEGMMNTLQQGGNDALNLYFVDRVTQSGLPNFAPNEISDLLGFASMPPDANASDSTSSNCVINSGTTPGGYMNGTNLGRTATHEVGHWFGLEHVFEGGCNPDPALGDFVADTPASADSSTGCPIGKHSCPDLPGLDAIHNFMDYSDDDCSNEFTRGQIMRMHALWEKYRKPPSKESARPTNWAAGGRIIQRPYMGKRQEAFNRRGKLPIAQAPEIRQTPIDELGRKHRLFAMCFPTLFPYGTADWHQGRIRNVSLADWAEHFLKFHDGRFGARPRFRFLVFNMLMRKKAQEASGFWVKKRPDLLGLSLDELKELLGEESTLLKSIVRSGATLTGTRPYWRQKENALKATARYFGTTGTVFYTWSCADHQWDDLHRHLPRYDHWRDGTDEDRRKIAWENVQRFPHIIAAWLDILFKAFLKYVMTSFLGLDDYWFRYEWQARGTGHIHCIIWMRDSPAMGARTPEQREAFAQYWNRKVTAVNPNSTRPPDARNPASLPFIHICNTDEQVAIFMNRFQMHAKCAPGRCLRKNKTTNIVECRFFFPRELQERALVTKSINKKSWMLGVQRNVERLAQCSPVMALGWLANTDLQPAVTYKGLILYVAKYVSKPEIKSASYQELQDQILPYVSDHRPITSFAARLLNKLVGERDWSAQEISHILLKIPQQKSTRQCMVLDCRPDQAQDRHIQFDDGEAGEEMMLREGLSAYKRYKLRVEHASGGEHLRDVTLINWLQHYDVSKFQRLSKGKPRPVTFFPRYKSNPTDDEYEDYCRVKMMLSHPFEKVEDLLQVDGFLAETFQEAYELCCDNHNHGDDLYDELDVDDDDAESDGDDEFEAVDPSRPTPPAPLADFETYGLAHPGNDLTRVEDGDNLGERDSDREYDWSRHVGKYDIDPSFWHVTKRAFPAEQLLPSLNSVDLLNGEQRTVYNLIVDHYSDFLAGRNPPQLMVSLDGVAGTGKTYVLLQAIKKLEEMATIAGVRDPVLRAAPTGIAAHNFHGRTLHSLFKIPVKTPPQGLSQKLSRSNLCSLQALFKHCRYLIIDEKSMIGIKFLGLLDQRLREIFPAQCIHQPSLA is encoded by the exons ATGAAGATGTTGCAAATAGTTCTTACGTTAATTGCCGCAGCTCCTACGATTGCCAACCTCCAAGGCAGACACCGTTGCGGTGCGGCGAGAGCTTCACGACGGTCAGCTACAGATACTGACCTACCCTATCGAACCGACGTAAACTCGACGACACCAATAGTCGTCGATACTTACATGCATGCCATTTCAAACTCGACCACTTCCGCTGCTCATCTTTCT CGGGAAACCCTGGATAAGCAATTAGAAGTTCTTAATCAGGATTTCAAAGCAGCTCGCATCTCCTTCAAGCTTCGGAATGTGACTTGGACAATCAATGAGGATTGGTCAAACGGTGCAAAAGGAAGCTACGAGGGAATGATGAATACTCTCCAGCAGGGAGGCAATGATGCTCTCAATTTATATTTCGTCGACCGAGTCACCCAATCGGGCTTGCCAAATTTCGCACCGAATGAGATCAGTGATCTGCTCGGCTTTGCGTCCATGCCTCCGGATGCAAACGCAAGCGACTCTACGAGTAGTAACTGCGTGATTAACTCGGGCACTACTCCCGGAGGCTACATGAATGGGACAAATTTAGGAAGAACCGCGACCCACGAGGTGGGCCATTGGTTTGGTCTCGAGCACGTATTTGAAGGCGGTTGCAATCCTGACCCAGCTCTTGGTGATTTCGTCGCCGATACCCCTGCCTCGGCTGATAGTAGCACCGGATGCCCGATTGGTAAGCATTCCTGCCCTGATCTTCCTGGTCTTGATGCAATTCATAATTTTATGGACTATTCAGATGA CGATTGCTCAAATGAGTTTACGCGAGGTCAAATTATGCGAATGCATGCTCTATGGGAGAAATATCGAAAGCCGCCTTCCAAGGAGAGCGCGCGTCCGACGA ATTGGGCTGCAGGAGGTAGAATCATCCAAAGGCCATACATGGGCAAACGGCAAGAGGCTTTTAATAGGAGGGGCAAACTTCCTATCGCTCAAGCGCCGGAGATCAGGCAAACCCCCATCGATGAGTTGGGCCGAAAACATCGCCTATTCGCCATGTGTTTCCCTACTTTGTTTCCGTATGGCACTGCCGATTGGCATCAAGGCAGGATACGCAATGTCTCCCTGGCTGATTGGGCGGAGCACTTCCTGAAGTTTCATGATGGAAGGTTCGGTGCCCGTCCCCGCTTTCGATTCTTAGTCTTCAATATGCTCATGAGAAAGAAAGCTCAAGAGGCTTCTGGTTTCTGGGTAAAGAAACGCCCGGATCTCTTGGGTCTGTCACTCGACGAGTTAAAGGAGTTATTAGGCGAGGAAAGCACTCTGCTCAAGAGCATCGTTCGCTCAGGGGCAACTTTGACTGGGACGCGTCCTTATTGGAGACAGAAAGAAAACGCTCTCAAAGCAACAGCCCGATATTTCGGAACCACAGGGACTGTTTTTTACACGTGGAGTTGTGCTGACCACCAATGGGATGATCTCCATAGGCATTTACCCCGCTATGATCACTGGAGGGATGGCACGGATGAGGATCGCCGAAAGATCGCCTGGGAGAATGTCCAGCGATTCCCTCACATTATCGCCGCTTGGCTCGATATTCTGTTTAAGGCATTCTTGAAATATGTTATGACCAGCTTTTTGGGATTAGACGACTATTGGTTTCGGTATGAGTGGCAAGCACGTGGTACAGGTCACATCCATTGCATCATCTGGATGAGGGATTCGCCCGCCATGGGTGCCAGGACCCCAGAACAACGGGAGGCTTTTGCACAGTACTGGAATAGGAAAGTTACGGCCGTTAATCCAAATAGTACAAGACCGCCAGACGCCAGGAATCCGGCTTCTCTGCCGTTCATTCATATCTGCAATACCGATGAACAGGTGGCAATCTTCATGAATCGCTTTCAGATGCACGCCAAGTGTGCCCCTGGAAGGTGCCTGAGGAAGAACAAGACCACCAATATTGTAGAATGCCGGTTTTTCTTTCCTCGGGAGCTTCAAGAACGTGCTCTGGTCACGAAGAGCATCAACAAAAAGAGCTGGATGCTGGGTGTGCAACGCAATGTGGAGCGCCTTGCCCAGTGCTCGCCAGTGATGGCTCTTGGGTGGTTAGCAAACACGGATTTGCAGCCAGCGGTTACATACAAGGGGCTTATCCTCTATGTGGCGAAGTATGTATCAAAGCCAGAAATCAAATCTGCATCATATCAAGAGTTGCAGGATCAG ATTCTGCCATATGTCAGTGATCATCGTCCAATTACTTCCTTTGCGGCCAGGCTGCTCAATAAGCTTGTTGGGGAACGTGATTGGTCGGCGCAAGAGATTTCCCATATCCTGCTTAAGATTCCCCAGCAAAAGTCGACTAGGCAATGCATGGTTTTGGATTGTCGTCCTGACCAGGCTCAAGATCGCCATATTCagtttgatgatggtgaggcAGGGGAAGAAATGATGTTGAGAGAAGGGCTTTCGGCGTACAAGCGGTACAAACTGAGGGTTGAGCACGCCAGTGGTGGAGAGCACTTGAGGGACGTGACTCTGATCAACTGGCTGCAGCACTACGATGTCAGCAAGTTTCAACGCCTCTCTAAAGGAAAACCGCGGCCTGTGACGTTCTTCCCTCGCTACAAGTCAAACCCGACCGACGATGAGTATGAGGACTACTGTcgagtgaagatgatgctgtcgCATCCATTCGAAAAGGTGGAAGATCTTTTGCAAGTTGATGGATTTCTTGCCGAGACCTTTCAGGAAGCATACGAACTCTGCTGCGATAACCACAACCATGGGGATGACCTTTACGATGAGTTGGatgtcgacgatgatgacgcaGAGTccgatggcgatgacgagtTTGAAGCCGTTGACCCATCCCGGCCCACTCCTCCTGCACCGCTTGCAGACTTCGAAACCTACGGGCTTGCGCACCCGGGAAACGACTTGACGCGagttgaggatggcgataACTTGGGAGAACGGGATTCTGATCGAGAATATGACTGGAGCCGTCACGTAGGCAAGTATGATATTGACCCATCGTTTTGGCATGTTACTAAGCGTGCTTTTCCGGCGGAGCAACTTCTCCCGTCTCTGAACTCTGTTGATTTACTTAACGGCGAGCAACGTACGGTCTACAACCTGATTGTCGATCATTACAGCGATTTTCTTGCTGGAAGGAACCCTCCCCAGTTGATGGTGAGCCTCGATGGTGTCGCAGGAACCGGCAAGACATACGTGCTTTTACAGGCAATTAAGAAACTGGAAGAAATGGCTACTATTGCAGGAGTCAGAGACCCTGTTTTGCGGGCTGCTCCGACTGGGATCGCTGCCCACAATTTCCACGGCCGCACGTTACATAGCCTTTTTAAGATTCCTGTCAAAACCCCCCCGCAGGGGCTCTCTCAGAAACTCTCAAGATCGAACCTGTGTTCTTTGCAAGCTCTCTTCAAACATTGCAGATACCTTATTATTGATGAGAAGTCTATGATTGGCATTAAATTCTTGGGCCTCTTGGATCAACGTCTCAGAGAAATCTTCCCagcccagtgtattcatcAGCCCAGCCTCGCTTAA